The sequence CTTATTGAAGGGTATGAGAAAATAATGATGAAGATATCAAGGGTTTAGGTATGAAATACATCGTTATAGTCAAACCAAAGAAGGCTATTTTAGACCCACAGGGTAAAGCTATAAAAAAGGTGGCGGAAAACTATCTGCAGAGTGAAATTAAGGATATAAGGGTGGGAAAATACTTTGAGATTGAAATAGAGAAAGAGGATGATGGGCTAATAAATAAGCTGGCAAAAAACATACTCTCCAACGATGTAATTGAGGATTACGAGGTAAGAAAGGCGTGAGGGTTGGAATAGTAAGATTTTTGGGTACAAACTGTGATTTTGACTGTAGGTATGCTTGCGATACTCTGGGTATAGACTCAGATTTCATCTGGCATGAACAGACTCATATAGAAGGTTTCGATGCTGTAATTTTGCCCGGTGGTTTCTCGTATGGGGATTATCTGAGATGTGGGGCTTTGGCAAAGTTTTCCCCCATTATGAAGGCTATAGGTGAGTTTGCAAAAAAGGGCGGCTATGTCATGGGTATCTGCAACGGTTTTCAGATACTCTTAGAAAGCGGGCTCTTGAAGGGCTCGCTTCTTAAAAATAAAAATCTCAGATTTATCCATAAAGATGTGTATCTAAGGGTTGAGGATAGCAGATGCTATTTTACCGATGGGCTTGCAGGCAAAACTTTAAAAATGCCTATAGCTCATGGTGATGGTAATTATTTTTGCAGTGAGGATTATTTAAAATACCTGCAGGACAACGAAATGATAGTCTTAAGATATGCATCAAAACAGGGTGATGTCTCTGATGAGTGCAACCCAAATGGATCAATATACAACATAGCTGGTATTTGTAATGAGGATGGCAATGTATTTGGACTGATGCCCCACCCTGAAAGGGCAGTAGGGGATTTGGGAAATGATGGTGAGTATATCTGGGAAAGACTCCTTGGGGGTTAGATATGTTTGATAAAAGCAGGGAACTTTTCGAAGAGGCCAAAAAATATATAGCTGGTGGTGTAAATAGTCCCGTTAGGGCCTTCAAAAATGTAGGAAGACACCC comes from Hippea maritima DSM 10411 and encodes:
- the purS gene encoding phosphoribosylformylglycinamidine synthase subunit PurS; protein product: MKYIVIVKPKKAILDPQGKAIKKVAENYLQSEIKDIRVGKYFEIEIEKEDDGLINKLAKNILSNDVIEDYEVRKA
- the purQ gene encoding phosphoribosylformylglycinamidine synthase I, which gives rise to MRVGIVRFLGTNCDFDCRYACDTLGIDSDFIWHEQTHIEGFDAVILPGGFSYGDYLRCGALAKFSPIMKAIGEFAKKGGYVMGICNGFQILLESGLLKGSLLKNKNLRFIHKDVYLRVEDSRCYFTDGLAGKTLKMPIAHGDGNYFCSEDYLKYLQDNEMIVLRYASKQGDVSDECNPNGSIYNIAGICNEDGNVFGLMPHPERAVGDLGNDGEYIWERLLGG